A window of Cryptomeria japonica chromosome 3, Sugi_1.0, whole genome shotgun sequence contains these coding sequences:
- the LOC131060641 gene encoding CASP-like protein 3A1, translating into MKATAKTTTTPLQNLILRSTAFAFFLTSLIVMLKSKTRSSHGSTKDLEYRFTDYKPFRFVVAVDLLGCLYSFMRVIQILSGITGGFCFYLSCIVDQVMSYIILSSVSAGIGCIMLTKEFLQDGNLYGAAAKKFLRFALASVCVEVLGFFIIAFCAVISGYNLSCYLSSPTVSTVSSEETPDCKTDTKQQSNAC; encoded by the exons atgaaggctactgcaaaaACGACGACTACTCCGTTACAGAATCTGATTCTAAGATCTACGGCCTTTGCGTTTTTCCTGACTTCGTTAATTGTAATGTTAAAGAGCAAGACAAGATCTAGCCATGGCAGCACAAAAGACCTGGAATACCGTTTCACTGACTACAAACCCTTCAG ATTTGTTGTGGCTGTCGATTTGTTAGGCTGTTTGTATTCCTTCATGAGAGTTATTCAAATACTGAGTGGAATCACAGGAGGGTTTTGTTTCTACCTCAGCTGCATCGTTGATCAG GTTATGTCGTATATAATTTTATCGAGTGTATCAGCGGGCATAGGATGCATAATGTTAACAAAAGAATTTCTTCAAGACGGGAATCTGTACGGTGCGGCAGCCAAAAAGTTTCTGAGATTTGCATTAGCTTCTGTGTGTGTGGAggttttagggttttttattataGCATTTTGTGCAGTGATATCGGGGTACAATCTTTCCTGTTACTTGTCTTCACCGACTGTGAGTACTGTGTCTAGCGAAGAAACCCCTGATTGTAAAACTGATACAAAGCAGCAAAGCAATGCCTGCTAG